From the genome of Lotus japonicus ecotype B-129 chromosome 6, LjGifu_v1.2, one region includes:
- the LOC130724780 gene encoding uncharacterized protein LOC130724780 → MECQVIEGCKIHASVRKTLIYRFQSLLSEGHVYQISFFGVGESGRDFRPTSHPFKINFDIHTSVRLVPNEAINLSPYNFVPISNIMFKDLDTSFLIDVIGILTGASAEQEFEKDDGKQKIITIELDQDGARVECAFFGMYVDEVVGYLGSVDATNVVVAVSCVKIKPFKGIIKFHLVSNN, encoded by the exons ATGGAGTGTCAAGTCATAGAG GGTTGTAAGATTCATGCTTCCGTTAGGAAGACTCTGATATACCGATTCCAATCTTTGCTAAGTGAGGGTCATGTATATCAGATTTCGTTCTTTGGCGTTGGTGAAAGCGGTCGTGATTTCCGACCAACCTCGcatccattcaagatcaactttgatattcatacaTCTGTGCGCTTGGTTCCCAACGAGGCCATCAACTTAAGCCCGTACAATTTTGTGCCAATATCTAATATAATGTTCAAGGATCTTGATACGTCTTTTCTTAtag ATGTGATTGGAATtctcactggtgcaagtgctgaaCAAGAATTCGAAAAAGATGATGGGAAGCAGAAAATAATTACTATTGAACTTGACCAAGATGG GGCTCGGGTTGAATGCGCGTTTTTTGGAATGTATGTTGATGAGGTCGTTGGTTATCTTGGATCTGTTGATGCAACcaatgttgttgttgctgtgagTTGTGTCAAAATAAAGCCCTTTAAAGGTATTATAAAGTTTCATCTGGTGTCAAATAACTAA
- the LOC130726342 gene encoding mitochondrial import inner membrane translocase subunit Tim13, with protein MDSFSHSPSGSPSKVSAQDLQNQLKSQLAMEYAQQFLETVRGKCFEKCITKPGSSLSGSESSCISRCVDRYIEATGIISKALFSGQK; from the exons ATGGATTCGTTCTCGCATTCGCCGAGTGGATCACCGAGTAAAGTATCCGCGCAAGATCTCCAAAACCAGTTGAAAAGTCAACTTGCGATGGAGTATGCTCAACAATTTCTTGAG ACAGTGAGAGGGAAGTGTTTCGAGAAGTGTATCACAAAACCTGGTTCAAGCCTCAGCGGGAGTGAAAGCAGTTGCATCTCAAGGTGTGTGGACCGATACATTGAGGCCACAGGCATAATTAGCAAAGCGTTATTTAGTGGTCAAAAATGA
- the LOC130726008 gene encoding 50S ribosomal protein L11, chloroplastic: MASTLFTSPSLCSSSSSSMFSTPIKFSLNPNPISLHFLENKKPLPTLSPPITPSRRRFHVVAMAPPKPGGKAKKVVGIIKLALEAGKATPAPPVGPALGSKGVNIMAFCKDYNARTADKPGYVIPVEITVYDDKSFTFILKTPPASVLLLKAAGVEKGSKDPKMQKVGKVTIDQVRTIATEKLPDLNCSTLESAMRIIAGTAANMGIDVDPPVLEPKIKEAAF; the protein is encoded by the exons ATGGCGTCAACACTCTTCACTTCTCCATCActgtgttcttcttcttcttcttccatgttTTCCACACCTATCAAATTCTCCTTAAACCCAAACCCCATTTCTCTCCATTTCCTTGAAAACAAAAAGCCCCTCCCCACTCTTTCTCCTCCTATCACCCCATCTCGAAGGCGCTTCCATGTCGTCGCTATGGCTCCTCCGAAACCCGGTGGAAAAGCCAAGAAAG TTGTTGGTATTATTAAGCTTGCACTTGAAGCTGGAAAGGCTACACCTGCTCCTCCAGTTGGACCAGCTCTTGGTTCTAAGGGTGTGAACATTATGGCTTTCTGTAAGGATTACAATGCCAGAACAGCTGATAAACCTGGTTATGTCATTCCTGTTGAAATCACTGTCTATGAT GATAAAAGCTTCACCTTCATCTTGAAGACCCCGCCTGCTTCGGTTCTTCTACTTAAGGCCGCCG GGGTGGAGAAGGGTTCAAAAGACCCCAAGATGCAAAAAGTAGGGAAGGTCACAATTGATCAAGTGCGGACAATTGCCACTGAAAAGCTGCCAGACTTGAATTGCTCTACTCTCGAATCTGCGATGAGAATTATAGCAGGCACTGCGGCAAATATGGGAATTGATGTTGATCCTCCTGTCCTTGAACCCAAAATCAAGGAAGCTGCATTCTGA
- the LOC130724781 gene encoding putative F-box protein At5g66830, producing the protein MPTEILEQICKLLTIPDQARFIAVCKSWRFANSSMKSYHWIPDAPWLVNNDCINPHFQVISTTDKQAYNIYKPFNLLQNTSIVGSLKGWLILKSDQSLFILNLFSKLRLDLPSIRTMPCFLCSKGDDCFGMHTPLTFTILMCPNMNPTLVTAVTYKGNIGWCKVGDTTWKRDHTSDKFYSSVIFHDNKLYAAERGGLKVNMFKFDDGVLVQVGSVESINPIEHAPNLSRPIRSYCMTVYLVECGQKVFVVKRFFDDTKFHTPTINYVIFAVEENNTTPQLVKVDNLDDHILFVANLNIECLDAKYCPMFQRGSVYFTCNSENSTATEIGVFSISNKTIHQIPITNPQMHSSSSIWMMPRFSFDCNCEVCTYAPWFRPRELRKRHMQRKTNIV; encoded by the exons ATGCCAACAGAGATATTGGAGCAGATATGCAAGCTTTTAACAATTCCAGATCAGGCTCGATTCATTGCTGTGTGCAAGAGCTGGCGTTTTGCTAACTCCTCCATGAAATCCTACCATTGGATCCCTGATGCACCATGGCTTGTCAATAATGACTGCATTAACCCTCATTTTCAG GTCATAAGCACCACTGACAAGCAAGCCTACAATATCTACAAACCCTTCAACCTTTTGCAAAACACCTCAATTGTAGGGTCCTTAAAAGGGTGGTTGATCCTCAAATCTGATCAAAGTCTCTTCATCCTTAACCTCTTCTCGAAGCTTCGCCTTGACCTACCTTCTATTAGAACGATGCCGTGTTTTCTCTGTTCCAAGGGTGATGATTGCTTTGGCATGCACACACCCTTAACTTTCACAATTTTAATGTGTCCCAACATGAACCCCACCTTGGTCACGGCGGTCACTTATAAGGGCAACATCGGGTGGTGCAAGGTAGGAGACACTACATGGAAACGTGATCACACAAGTGACAAGTTCTACTCGAGCGTGATTTTTCATGATAACAAGCTATATGCTGCGGAACGAGGTGGTTTGAAGGTGAACATGTTCAAGTTTGATGATGGAGTGCTCGTCCAG GTTGGTAGTGTGGAATCCATTAATCCAATTGAACATGCTCCAAATCTATCAAGACCAATTAGGTCCTATTGCATGACCGTTTACTTGGTGGAATGCGGACAAAAGGTTTTTGTTGTGAAGAGATTCTTTGATGATACCAAATTTCACACACCAACTATAAACTATGTTATTTTTGCGGTTGAAGAAAACAACACCACACCTCAGTTGGTAAAGGTGGACAATTTGGATGATCATATTTTGTTTGTGGCTAACCTCAACATTGAATGTCTTGATGCAAAATATTGTCCAATGTTTCAGCGTGGCAGCGTGTACTTCACTTGCAACTCCGAAAACTCCACCGCTACTGAAATCGGAGTGTTCTCAATTTCAAATAAAACTATACATCAGATTCCTATCACTAATCCTCAGATGCACTCTTCATCTTCAATTTGGATGATGCCCAGATTTTCATTTGACTGTAATTGTGAAGTCTGCACCTATGCACCTTGGTTTAGGCCTAGGGAATTGAGGAAAAGACATATGCAACGTAAAACCAACATTGTGTGA